Proteins encoded in a region of the Bombyx mori chromosome 21, ASM3026992v2 genome:
- the LOC101738553 gene encoding fibrillin-1 isoform X2 produces MGDGAKMSYWRLLVAAALLASVAGDPRTPRGTTRPRHWQRGQRMLDDRAPSQFVGSHVCRSRNSTHCCPGWTSRPNSLLCIVPLCRPDCGSPGACIAPNICRCPGGVEAPSCGNGGLYPYPVRTQGGCRRICMNGGTCTNGTCACAPGWSGEFCTEPICKEPCLHGGRCIAPDRCVCFHGLSGPRCEIDRRTGPCYTETRGALCTGALEGVVCTRQLCCATVGRAWGHPCERCSDLDCPVGHLRNLATKECQDIDECAAVPGLCSGGRCINSIGSFSCECPPGQRRHPLSNNCEDIDECEDPDICPNGKCVNTEGDYYCLCNPHFIPSPDKKFCIDGRVGSCYAYLSETGECADRLPVALSNRDCCCGYNMGRAWGDLCTPCPPRGATEWTHLCGGGAIPPNWRRNVTGGGGGGGIGGGGQGGEGGGSSGGGEDGDGGGGTFAPPSIAKINECMLRNGICGLGNCIDKDVGYTCECWAGAEVAEIDGNRVCIDIDECALEYCKGGTCINRPGDFECRCPPGFDPVENGLRCSDKNECEMTNGGMCTNGICKNIDGGFECICKPGYESGSEGALCRDVDECRDNPRVCRRGRCRNTAGSYTCLCEPGFAPTAAGYCADVDECAADSMCKGGRCVNSEGSFQCVCEAGYRPTATRGACVDVDECEEQRVCRNGRCHNTPGSFRCECLPGFTLSNDGRTCLDEVQDLCYEKYEEGHCTGPGQNAVTRSQCCCSATKGLKLGWGVSCQACPAQGSELYAVLCPEGPSKDNGGADINECTAVPGACPHGSCENLEPGYRCICDPGYHPDADGLCRDIDECDMHQSYCAGGQCRNTAGSFTCVCPEGTRHEPELQLCRDIDECEELASPCDNGRCINTHGGFECECELGYVLDATAQRCLDNRRGSCWRRVVDGQCEAAAPELLLRQECCCSVGLAWGSPCAPCDPDHCPCPKGFAKLDGATCRDVDECALSAELCAGGTCVNTDGSYRCDCPPGLTLDSTGNRCVDRRRESCYTEMTGGRCSGPLPTDVLRAVCCCSALGKAWGNQRCEPCPKKGTDAYQNLCIAVGTLLPPNQWDRPIDGNMTDIWSQVGGDENGDGYGKQWGENGSDGGWDTWGNGTVGGNGPGLIPGQMEVNECAAFPGLCGHGRCRNLLGGFTCDCFPGYEKDSKNHTCVDVNECEIVDGVCGDGDCHNTEGSFTCHCRPGYKADDFSKICVDIDECADNDALCRGGRCVNTAGSFRCECGHGMELAPDRLSCKDIDECSITSGICSNGACENQMGTYQCVCDEGYAQSTVKSHCDDIDECAEDAARCQHSCVNTPGSYHCTCREGWHLRADGRSCRDIDECAGGARPCGGGQCRNTVGSYTCTCTDGLVPSAAGAKPTCQDIDECADIPELCGAGSCHNTIGSFVCQCPDGYSVKPEQGPACTDDDECELGTCDCHPAADCINLPGSFQCRCRDGWRGDGATCEDVDECLTNNGGCHPRATCANTDGSFRCLCDTGYKGDGYSCVDIDECANDPTLCENGHCSNTPGGYECDCDVGFTRAADGRSCLDMDECATFDNVCVFGRCVNTYGMFKCICDKGYQSDSVDDLMPGFNCTDVDECKSPQSCQYGQCINTQGSYTCRCPPNYELVSDGTACYDSRKARCYGKVDLRSGTETCRDSDELSEDGTMAACCCSVGAAWGNYCDPCPEPGSEAYRQLCPGGPGYQPVLEPPSYVVTLADIDECAAHEGLCAHGTCTNTFGSFVCTCGAGWSLAPDELSCEDDDECERPDVCGPGVCRNLPGSYVCLCPEGYVAMPNGKECVDVRQRQCYMEWNEEDQSCAGAVGVPQTKYLCCCSVGHAWGAPCEACPPRGSPAHTALCGEKPGEYINPVTNETKPIDECDIMPQLCKPGTCHDTPTGFQCGCDHGYEHDNTSHLCRDVDECSWGRPPCRGMAQCVNLPGAFECRCPPGYRLTPSLDECEDVDECGDQRICDHGDCRNTIGSYRCECKPGYTLRENVCRDVDECSRPRPVCRNGTCENLPGAYLCHCDDGFKAGPNNDCVDVNECREGGMVCRNGRCRNTVGSFRCECAPGYTLTADGRNCRDVDECDELPHPCGRDGNPSCTNTNGGYECSCGAGWKLVGRRCVDRDECKELPYVCAGGECRNFNGGYVCECPAGWRFDKTAAVCVDERKELCYDEWEAGRCHRARPLQLARPECCCSEGAAWGRYCERCPAPDSAEFMRICQGGMGRPNLTQDLDECRVRPDVCVGGRCVNTDGSFRCECPDGYVLAPDGLSCVDADECALDPRICGNGTCSNTRGGYECQCSPGFTQGPDQTCVDVDECAEGRASCTFRCHNTAGSFRCTCPYGYAVAADGVHCRDIDECVQEPRVCPHACENVVGSYICKCPEGYRRTSAPQDSENACEDINECEEQEDLCSGGVCINTDGSFLCDCDAGFEPSEDGTDCIDRRTGTCYRSLVSGRCEPEPWPRAAPATSAAPAASPGPPAPGHVTKAQCCCTLGAAWGSECELCPAPGSPARLDLCTAVNLTPGGQGGHGGGGGSGGSHGGSGGSLDVFADVDECAAIPGLCAPGRCVNTIGSFRCVCGPGYRPAGEVCADVDECAVRPPPCDQLCHNTDGSYDCLCRTGYELDEDGANCRDVDECERDTHTCQQICSNTEGSYECSCEDGYEKRGDACVDINECHEEGVCPSPGRCVNLLGSFRCVCPRGYRLDAEGARCVDRDECAQTGRCQAPCRNYAGGYRCDCPVGTVRSPSGACVPADPCSNAECGASPCFPVGGVYRCGCPPGYGWDASHAVCLQLGGGCATANCLFGCRSLGSSFECGCPGGYALVAGHCLAGADGSLSPDDIGDAPVFPLHDQYKLGGQQDLISTEGCFSCKVNGRHRRTPDEAVIYANGTTLMRKRKRRSRSRRSVLEPEAELVVVRSRPERTWARAPLLRLTPAAPRPRPHYRIAYGDPDRLFTLSKRDGAWALRLRKQLPRDAELRAQLEIEARFVSPRRMRRDVTSSQPPVRLYVSVDISPDHKH; encoded by the exons CGATATGTAAGGAGCCATGTTTGCACGGCGGCCGCTGTATTGCGCCGGACAGATGCGTGTGTTTCCACGGTCTCTCCGGTCCGAGATGCGAGATCGATAGGAGAACAG GTCCGTGCTACACGGAGACGCGTGGCGCGCTGTGCACGGGCGCGCTGGAGGGCGTGGTATGTACGCGGCAGCTCTGCTGTGCCACGGTCGGCCGCGCCTGGGGACACCCCTGCGAGAGGTGCTCCGACCTCGACTGTCCAGTGGGACACCTGCGGAACCTCGCTACCAAGGAGTGCCAG GACATAGACGAGTGCGCAGCTGTACCGGGCTTGTGTTCAGGGGGCCGTTGCATCAACTCCATAGGGTCATTCTCATGCGAATGTCCGCCAGGACAGCGCCGGCATCCCCTCTCCAACAACTGCGAAGACATCGACGAATGCGAGGATCCCGATATTTGTCCT AATGGCAAATGTGTGAACACGGAAGGAGATTACTACTGTCTTTGCAACCCCCACTTCATTCCTAGTCCTGACAAGAAATTCTGTATTG ACGGGCGAGTGGGCAGCTGCTACGCGTACCTGAGCGAGACGGGTGAGTGCGCGGACCGGCTGCCGGTGGCGCTGTCCAACCGCGACTGCTGCTGCGGGTACAACATGGGCCGCGCCTGGGGCGACCTCTGCACGCCGTGCCCGCCGCGCGGCGCCA CTGAATGGACGCATCTGTGTGGTGGTGGTGCTATCCCTCCGAACTGGAGGAGGAACGTGACAGGAGGAGGTGGAGGTGGTGGCATTGGTGGGGGAGGACAGGGTGGGGAAGGGGGAGGCTCATCTGGAGGCGGAGAAGATGGTGACGGCGGAGGAGGAACATTCGCGCCTCCATCCATAGCGAAGATCAACGAGTGCATGCTAAGAAACGGTATCTGCGGATTGGGAAATTGTATTGATAAGGATGTCGG GTACACCTGCGAGTGCTGGGCCGGCGCGGAGGTGGCAGAGATCGACGGGAACCGCGTCTGCATCGACATCGACGAGTGCGCCCTCGAGTACTGCAAGGGGGGGACGTGCATCAACCGACCGGGGGACTTCGAGTGCAG GTGTCCTCCGGGCTTCGACCCCGTTGAAAACGGTTTGAGATGCAGCGACAAGAACGAATGTGAGATGACCAACGGAGGAATGTGCACCAACGGAATCTGCAAGAATATAGATGGAGG GTTCGAGTGCATCTGCAAGCCCGGGTACGAGTCGGGCTCGGAGGGCGCGCTGTGCCGCGACGTGGACGAGTGCCGCGACAACCCGCGCGTGTGCCGCCGCGGCCGCTGTCGCAACACCGCCGGCTCCTACACGTGCCTGTGCGAGCCCGGCTTCGCCCCCACAGCGGCCGGCTACTGCGCCGACGTGGACGAGTGCGCCGCCGACTCCATGTGCAAG GGCGGGCGCTGCGTGAACAGCGAGGGCTCGTTCCAATGCGTGTGCGAAGCGGGGTACCGGCCCACCGCCACCCGCGGCGCCTGCGTGGACGTGGACGAGTGCGAGGAGCAGCGCGTCTGCCGCAACGGCCGCTGCCACAACACGCCCGGCTCCTTCCGCTGCGAGTGCCTGCCCGGCTTCACGCTCAGCAACGACGGCAGGACGTGTCTAG ATGAGGTTCAAGACTTATGTTACGAGAAATACGAAGAGGGCCACTGCACGGGGCCGGGACAGAACGCGGTCACCAGGTCGCAGTGCTGCTGCAGCGCCACTAAAG GTCTAAAGCTAGGCTGGGGCGTGTCGTGCCAGGCGTGCCCGGCGCAGGGCAGCGAGCTGTACGCGGTGCTGTGCCCCGAGGGACCCAGCAAGGACAACGGCGGCGCCGACATCAACGAGTGCACCGCGGTGCCCGGCGCCTGCCCGCACGGCTCCTGCGAGAACCTGGAGCCCGGCTACCGATGCATCTGCGACCCCGGCTACCATCCAGACGCGGACGGACTGTGCCGGGACATCGACGAGTGCGATATGCACCAATCC TACTGCGCGGGCGGCCAGTGCCGCAACACGGCGGGCAGCTTCACGTGCGTGTGTCCCGAGGGCACGCGCCACGAGCCCGAGCTGCAGCTGTGTCGGGACATCGACGAGTGCGAGG AGCTGGCGAGCCCGTGCGACAACGGACGCTGCATCAACACGCACGGCGGCTTCGAGTGCGAGTGCGAGCTGGGCTACGTGCTGGACGCCACCGCGCAGCGTTGTCTGG ACAACCGGCGCGGCTCGTGCTGGCGCCGCGTGGTGGACGGACAGTGCGAGGCCGCCGCGCCAGAGCTACTCCTGCGCCAGGAGTGCTGCTGCAGCGTGGGGCTGGCCTGGGGCTCGCCCTGTGCGCCGTGCGATCCCGACCACTGCCCCTGCCCCAAGGGATTCGCCAAG CTGGACGGCGCCACGTGCCGCGACGTGGACGAGTGCGCGCTGAGTGCGGAGCTGTGCGCGGGCGGCACGTGCGTCAACACGGACGGCTCCTACCGCTGCGACTGCCCGCCCGGACTCACGCTGGACTCCACCG GTAACCGCTGCGTGGACCGGCGGCGCGAGTCCTGCTACACGGAGATGACGGGCGGGCGCTGCTCGGGCCCTCTACCCACCGACGTGCTGCGGGCCGTGTGCTGCTGTTCAGCCCTGGGCAAGGCCTGGGGGAACCAGCGCTGCGAGCCCTGCCCTAAGAAAG GAACGGATGCCTATCAAAACCTGTGCATAGCAGTGGGCACTCTGCTACCGCCGAACCAGTGGGACAGACCGATCGACGGCAACATGACCGACATCTGGTCACAGGTCGGAGGAGACGAGAACGGGGACGGGTATGGGAAACAGTGGGGTGAGAATGGTAGCGACGGAGGTTGGGATACCTGGGGGAACGGAACCGTTGGAGGAAACGGACCGGGACTGATCCCCGGACAGATGGAAGTTAACGAGTGTGCAGCTTTCCCTGGACTCTGCGGCCATGGACGCTGTAGAAACCTGCTTGGCGGGTTCACTTGTGATTGTTTCCCTGGATACGAAAAG GATTCAAAGAACCACACGTGCGTGGACGTGAACGAGTGTGAGATCGTGGACGGCGTGTGTGGTGACGGCGACTGTCACAACACTGAAGGCAGCTTCACCTGCCACTGCCGTCCTGGGTACAAGGCGGACGACTTCTCCAAGATATGTGTCG ACATAGACGAGTGCGCGGACAACGACGCGTTGTGTCGCGGCGGCCGCTGCGTCAACACGGCGGGCTCGTTCCGCTGCGAGTGCGGCCACGGCATGGAGCTGGCGCCCGACAGACTCTCCTGCAAGGACATCGACGAGTGCTCCATCACCTCAG GTATCTGCAGCAACGGCGCGTGCGAGAACCAGATGGGCACGTACCAGTGCGTGTGCGACGAGGGCTACGCGCAGTCCACCGTGAAGTCGCACTGCGACGACATCGACGAGTGCGCCGAGGACGCCGCGCGCTGCCAGCACTCCTGCGTCAACACGCCCGGCTCCTACCACTGCACCTGCCG CGAGGGCTGGCACCTGCGCGCGGACGGGCGCTCGTGCCGCGACATCGACGAGTGCGCGGGCGGCGCGCGGCCCTGCGGCGGCGGACAGTGCCGCAACACGGTCGGCTCCTACACCTGCACCTGCACGGACGGGCTGGTGCCGTCGGCCGCCGGCGCCAAGCCCACCTGCCAGGACATCGACGAGTGCGCAGAC ATACCGGAGCTGTGCGGTGCCGGGTCGTGCCACAACACGATCGGCTCGTTCGTGTGCCAGTGTCCGGATGGGTACAGCGTGAAGCCGGAGCAGGGACCCGCCTGCACCGACGACGACGAGTGCGAGCTGGGCACCTGCGACTGCCACCCCGCCGCCGACTGCATCAACCTACCG GGCTCGTTCCAGTGCCGGTGTCGGGACGGGTGGCGCGGGGACGGCGCCACGTGCGAGGACGTCGACGAGTGCCTCACCAACAACGGCGGCTGCCACCCGCGGGCCACCTGCGCCAACACGGACGGCTCCTTCCGCTGCCTCTGCGACACCGGCTACAAGGGAGACGG GTACTCGTGCGTGGACATCGATGAGTGCGCCAACGACCCCACGCTGTGCGAGAACGGGCACTGCAGCAACACGCCGGGCGGCTACGAGTGCGACTGCGACGTGGGCTTCACGCGCGCCGCCGACGGACGCTCGTGTCTGG ACATGGACGAGTGCGCCACGTTCGACAACGTTTGCGTATTCGGGCGTTGCGTGAACACGTACGGCATGTTCAAATGTATCTGCGACAAGGGGTACCAATCGGACAGCGTCGACGATC TGATGCCCGGCTTCAACTGCACGGACGTGGACGAGTGCAAGTCGCCGCAGTCGTGCCAGTACGGGCAGTGCATCAACACGCAGGGCTCCTACACGTGCCGCTGTCCGCCCAACTACGAGCTGGTCTCCGACGGCACGGCCTGCTACG ATTCCCGTAAGGCCCGTTGCTACGGTAAAGTGGATCTGCGCTCCGGGACGGAGACATGCCGGGACAGCGATGAGCTCTCCGAGGACGGAACCATGGCCGCCTGTTGCTGTTCCGTCG GAGCGGCGTGGGGCAACTACTGCGACCCGTGTCCGGAGCCGGGCTCTGAGGCCTACCGCCAGCTGTGTCCTGGGGGACCGGGGTACCAGCCGGTACTAGAACCG CCGTCGTACGTGGTGACGCTGGCCGACATCGACGAGTGCGCCGCGCACGAGGGCCTGTGCGCGCACGGCACGTGCACCAACACGTTCGGCTCGTTCGTGTGCACGTGCGGCGCGGGCTGGAGTCTGGCGCCCGACGAGCTGAGCTGCGAGGACGACGACGAGTGCGAGCGCCCCGACGTGTGCGGGCCCGGGGTCTGCCGCAACCTGCCCGGCTCCTACGTGTGTCTGTGCCCAGAGGGATACGTCGCCATGCCCAACGGAA AGGAATGCGTGGACGTGAGACAACGACAATGCTACATGGAGTGGAACGAGGAGGACCAGAGCTGTGCGGGGGCGGTGGGAGTCCCGCAGACCAAGTACTTGTGCTGCTGCTCTGTGGGGCACGCCTGGGGAGCGCCGTGCGAGGCGTGTCCCCCGCGGGGGTCCCCGGCACACACGGCCCTGTGCGGCGAGAAGCCAGGGGAGTACATCAACCCTGTCACCAATGAGACGAAGCCCATCGACGAGTGCGACATCATGCCGCAGCTCTGCAAGCCTGGTACCTGCCACGACACGCCCACTGGGTTCCAGTGCGGATGTGATCATGG GTACGAGCACGACAACACATCGCACCTGTGCCGGGACGTGGACGAGTGCTCGTGGGGCCGGCCGCCCTGCCGCGGCATGGCGCAGTGCGTGAACCTGCCGGGCGCCTTCGAGTGCCGCTGCCCGCCCGGGTACCGCCTCACGCCCTCTCTGGACGAGTGCGAGGACGTGGACGAGTGTGGCGACCAGCGCATTTGCGACCACGGGGACTGCAGGAACACTATCGGCTCTTACAG ATGCGAATGTAAGCCCGGGTACACTCTCCGGGAGAACGTGTGTCGCGACGTGGACGAGTGCTCGCGGCCGCGGCCCGTCTGCAGGAACGGCACGTGCGAGAACCTGCCGGGCGCGTACCTGTGCCACTGCGACGACGGCTTTAAGGCGGGACCCAACAACGACTGTGTCG ATGTGAACGAGTGTCGTGAAGGCGGCATGGTCTGCCGCAACGGTCGCTGCCGGAACACGGTGGGCTCGTTCCGCTGCGAGTGTGCGCCCGGGTACACGCTCACGGCCGACGGACGCAACTGCCGCGATGTAGACGAGTGCGACGAACTGCCGCACCCCTGCGGGAGGGACGGGAATCCCTCTTGCACTAACACTAATGGAGG ATACGAATGTTCATGTGGCGCGGGCTGGAAGTTAGTAGGGCGGCGATGTGTGGACCGCGACGAATGTAAGGAGCTGCCCTACGTGTGCGCCGGAGGAGAGTGCCGAAACTTTAATGGAGG ATACGTTTGCGAGTGTCCGGCGGGCTGGCGGTTCGACAAGACGGCGGCCGTGTGCGTGGACGAGCGCAAGGAGCTCTGCTACGACGAGTGGGAGGCCGGCCGCTGCCACCGCGCGCGCCCCCTGCAGCTCGCGAGGCCGGAGTGCTGCTGCTCTGAGG GTGCCGCTTGGGGCCGTTACTGTGAGCGTTGTCCGGCGCCGGACTCCGCTGAGTTCATGAGGATCTGTCAAGGTGGAATGGGAAGACCCAATCTTACACAG GATCTAGACGAGTGTCGCGTCCGCCCCGACGTGTGCGTGGGCGGGCGGTGCGTCAATACGGACGGGTCGTTCCGCTGCGAGTGCCCGGACGGCTACGTGCTCGCCCCGGACGGGCTGTCCTGCGTGGACGCGGACGAGTGCGCCCTGGACCCCAGGATCTGCGGCAACGGGACCTGCTCCAACACGCGCGGAGGCTACGAGTGTCAGTGCAGCCCTGGCTTTACGCAGGGGCCGGATCAG ACGTGCGTGGACGTGGACGAGTGCGCGGAGGGGCGCGCGTCGTGCACGTTCCGGTGCCACAACACGGCCGGCTCGTTCCGCTGCACGTGCCCGTACGGGTACGCCGTGGCGGCGGACGGCGTGCACTGCCGCGACATCGACGAGTGCGTGCAGGAGCCGCGCGTGTGTCCGCACGCCTGCGAGAACGTCGTAGGCTCCTACATCTGCAAGTGTCCGGAAG GATATCGTCGTACCTCGGCCCCGCAGGACTCTGAGAATGCCTGCGAGGATATCAACGAGTGCGAAGAACAAGAAGACCTATGTTCGGGAGGAGTCTGCATCAATACAGACGGGAGCTTCCTCTGTGACTGCGACGCCGGGTTCGAACCCAGCGAAGATGGAACCGACTGTATTG ACCGTCGCACGGGCACGTGCTACCGCTCGCTGGTGTCGGGGCGCTGCGAGCCGGAACCCTGGCCGCGCGCCGCCCCCGCCACGtccgccgcgcccgccgcctcCCCCGGCCCCCCCGCGCCCGGACACGTCACCAA GGCTCAGTGCTGCTGTACCTTGGGAGCGGCGTGGGGATCAGAATGCGAACTGTGTCCTGCACCCGGCTCCCCGGCGAGACTCGATCTGTGTACCGCGGTGAACTTGACCCCCGGGGGACAAGGAGGCCACGGAGGAGGCGGGGGCTCCGGAGGGTCGCATGGGGGCTCGGGCGGGTCGTTAGATGTGTTCGCTGATGTTGACGAGTGTGCCGCAATCCCAGGGCTGTGTGCACCCGGACGGTGTGTCAACACTATTGGAAG TTTCCGTTGCGTGTGCGGGCCCGGGTACCGTCCGGCGGGCGAGGTGTGCGCGGACGTGGACGAGTGCGCGGTCCGGCCGCCGCCGTGCGACCAGCTGTGCCACAACACGGACGGCTCGTACGACTGTCTCTGTCGCACCGGCTACGAGCTGGACGAGGACGGCGCCAACTGCCGCGACGTGGACGAGTGCGAGCGAGACACACATACCTGCCAGCAGATCTGCTCCAACACCGAGGGCTCCTATGAGTGCTCGTGCGAGGACGGGTATGAGAAGAGGGGTGATGCTTGTGTCG ATATAAACGAGTGTCACGAGGAGGGCGTGTGTCCGTCCCCGGGGCGGTGCGTGAACCTGCTGGGCTCGTTCCGCTGCGTGTGTCCGCGCGGCTACCGGCTGGACGCGGAGGGCGCGCGGTGCGTGGACCGCGACGAGTGCGCGCAGACGGGCCGCTGCCAGGCGCCCTGCCGGAACTACGCCGGCGGCTACCGCTGCGACTGTCCCGTCG GCACGGTGCGGTCGCCGAGCGGGGCCTGCGTGCCGGCGGACCCGTGTTCGAACGCGGAGTGTGGCGCGTCCCCTTGCTTCCCGGTGGGAGGGGTCTACCGCTGCGGCTGTCCCCCGGGGTACGGCTGGGATGCCTCTCATGCTGTCTGCCTACAG CTGGGCGGCGGCTGCGCCACAGCGAACTGTCTGTTCGGGTGCCGGTCGCTCGGGTCCTCGTTCGAGTGCGGCTGTCCGGGCGGGTACGCGCTGGTGGCCGGCCACTGTCTGGCGGGCGCGGACGGCTCGCTGTCCCCGGACGACATCGGGGACGCGCCCGTGTTCCCGCTGCACGACCAGTACAAGCTGGGCGGCCAGCAGGACCTCATCTCCACCGAAGGCTGCTTCAGTTGTAAG GTGAACGGCCGACACCGGAGAACACCGGACGAAGCCGTCATCTACGCGAACGGAACGACGCTCATGAGGAAACGGAAACGGCGCAGTCGAA GTCGCAGGTCAGTCTTGGAACCGGAAGCGGAGCTGGTGGTGGTCCGGTCGCGGCCGGAGCGCACGTGGGCCCGCGCCCCCCTGCTGCGCCTCAcccccgccgcgccccgcccccgcccccactACCGCATCGCGTACGGCGACCCGGACCGCCTGTTCACGCTGTCCAAGCGGGACGGCGCCTGGGCGCTGCGGCTCCGCAAGCAGCTGCCCCGGGACGCCGAGCTGCGCGCGCAGCTGGAGATCGAGGCCCGCTTCGTGTCCCCTCGCCGCATGAGGCGTGACGTCACGTCCTCGCAGCCGCCGGTCAGACTGTACGTGTCCGTTGACATTTCACCAGACCACAAGCACTGA